One Elusimicrobiota bacterium genomic region harbors:
- a CDS encoding phosphoribosylanthranilate isomerase encodes MTKIKICGVTNDKDALWAANMGVDFIGLNFYKNSPRKISISMAAKIASSLPEFVKLVGVFVDEEIETVLKVVKKAKLRLVQLHGSETPEYCSELKEKIVSSVPANILWEDKMQIIKAFRIGDNLQTEQMANYQNVDYFLLDTFIESVLGGTGQTFNWDLAVEIKKLGKPVFLSGGLTPENVSDAIKKVEPYAVDVCSGVERTPTRKDYDKVLAFVKAVKKI; translated from the coding sequence ATGACAAAAATAAAAATTTGTGGTGTTACCAACGATAAGGATGCTTTATGGGCTGCGAATATGGGTGTAGATTTTATAGGACTTAACTTTTATAAAAATAGTCCTCGTAAAATTTCAATTAGTATGGCAGCAAAAATTGCTTCTTCATTGCCGGAATTTGTGAAGTTGGTTGGTGTTTTTGTTGATGAAGAAATTGAAACGGTATTGAAAGTTGTAAAAAAGGCAAAATTAAGACTTGTTCAGTTGCACGGCAGCGAAACTCCGGAATATTGCAGCGAACTTAAAGAAAAAATTGTGAGTTCTGTCCCTGCGAATATACTTTGGGAAGACAAGATGCAGATTATAAAAGCTTTTCGTATTGGAGATAATTTACAAACTGAACAGATGGCTAATTACCAAAATGTGGATTATTTTTTACTTGATACTTTTATAGAAAGTGTTTTGGGAGGTACCGGGCAAACTTTTAACTGGGATTTAGCTGTGGAAATAAAAAAGTTAGGGAAACCTGTTTTTCTATCCGGCGGTTTAACTCCTGAGAATGTATCCGATGCAATAAAAAAAGTTGAACCATACGCTGTAGATGTTTGTTCGGGTGTTGAAAGGACCCCCACTCGTAAGGACTACGACAAAGTTCTTGCATTTGTCAAGGCAGTAAAAAAAATATAA
- a CDS encoding TrpB-like pyridoxal phosphate-dependent enzyme has translation MEDVKIFLSEKEMPQKWYNVQADLPEPLAPPINPQTKKPIGPQDLAAIFPMELIKQEVSQERWIEIPDELIDIYKMWRPSPLHRAKRLEKFLKTPARIYFKNESISPAGSHKPNTAVAQAYYNKKEGVKRLATETGAGQWGSALSFACNLFGLECTVYMVKVSYEQKPYRKIMMQTWGATVYPSPTNLTNSGREVLKKDPNSPGSLGIAISEAVEDAATHNDTKYALGSVLNHVMLHQTIIGLETEKQLKIAGEKPDILIGCVGGGSNFSGFVFPFVPQKLKGKPIRMIAVEPTSCPTLTKGPFRYDYGDVAKLTPLMKMYTLGHSFIPPAIHAGGLRYHGDSPLLSLLVNKKIIEAVAYPQNAVFESALLFAKTEGFLPAPETAHAIKCVIDEAIRCREKNEAKCIVFNFSGHGHFDLSAYDAYLNKKLQDYELPDEEIKKALKEVPVI, from the coding sequence ATGGAAGATGTAAAGATTTTTTTGTCGGAAAAGGAAATGCCCCAGAAATGGTATAACGTTCAGGCAGATTTGCCGGAACCTTTGGCGCCACCGATTAATCCACAGACAAAAAAGCCGATTGGACCCCAGGATTTAGCGGCTATTTTTCCAATGGAGTTGATTAAACAGGAAGTGTCTCAAGAAAGATGGATAGAAATACCTGACGAATTAATTGATATATATAAAATGTGGAGACCATCACCTTTGCATAGGGCAAAACGGCTTGAAAAGTTCTTAAAAACTCCTGCAAGAATATATTTTAAGAATGAATCTATTTCTCCTGCAGGAAGCCATAAACCGAATACTGCGGTTGCCCAGGCTTATTACAACAAAAAGGAAGGTGTTAAACGATTGGCAACTGAAACAGGTGCAGGTCAATGGGGAAGCGCACTTTCATTTGCTTGTAATTTGTTTGGACTTGAATGTACCGTTTATATGGTGAAAGTTTCATATGAACAAAAACCTTACAGAAAAATAATGATGCAAACGTGGGGTGCAACGGTTTATCCGTCACCGACCAATTTAACTAATTCCGGACGGGAAGTTCTGAAAAAAGATCCTAACTCACCAGGGTCGCTTGGAATTGCAATTTCCGAAGCGGTAGAAGATGCAGCGACACATAATGATACAAAATATGCCCTTGGCAGTGTTTTGAACCATGTGATGCTGCACCAGACAATCATCGGACTTGAAACTGAAAAACAGTTGAAAATTGCGGGTGAAAAACCGGATATTTTAATTGGTTGTGTCGGCGGAGGAAGTAATTTTAGCGGTTTTGTTTTTCCGTTCGTACCGCAAAAACTTAAAGGTAAACCTATCAGGATGATTGCTGTTGAACCGACATCATGCCCTACTCTTACAAAAGGACCTTTTAGGTATGATTATGGTGATGTCGCTAAGCTTACACCTCTTATGAAAATGTATACGTTAGGGCATTCTTTTATTCCACCGGCAATTCATGCCGGCGGTCTAAGATATCACGGCGATTCTCCGCTTCTTTCACTGCTTGTCAATAAGAAAATTATTGAAGCAGTTGCATATCCGCAAAATGCCGTTTTTGAATCTGCACTTTTATTTGCAAAAACGGAAGGTTTTTTGCCGGCACCGGAAACTGCACATGCAATAAAATGTGTAATTGATGAAGCTATAAGATGTCGTGAGAAAAATGAAGCAAAATGTATAGTCTTCAATTTCTCCGGACACGGGCACTTTGATTTATCGGCTTATGATGCGTATTTAAATAAAAAATTACAAGACTATGAACTTCCGGATGAGGAAATAAAAAAAGCATTAAAAGAAGTCCCGGTGATATAA
- the trpC gene encoding indole-3-glycerol phosphate synthase TrpC, with translation MNILSEIVEYKKLEVEHAKKRLPLKNILSGIEKLSLPRDFTLAISKPDRLNLIAEIKKASPSAGEIVKNFNVKKIAKQYEESYVDAISVLTETKYFQGNISYINIVKQSSLLPVLRKDFIIDEYQIYESRYFNADAILLIMAILGEERVRYFLNIAKKLNLSVIVEIHTQEELKSALAVDAEIIGINNRNLADLSVDIGTTLKLKPKIPKNKVVVSESGIKKKEDIDMLKTIGVNAVLIGQHFMESQNITKSIAELFPVD, from the coding sequence ATGAACATACTTAGTGAGATTGTCGAATATAAAAAATTAGAAGTTGAACATGCAAAAAAGCGACTGCCACTGAAAAATATTTTGTCCGGGATTGAAAAGTTATCTCTTCCCAGGGATTTTACTTTAGCGATATCCAAGCCTGACCGTCTGAATTTGATTGCTGAAATAAAAAAGGCATCGCCTTCTGCAGGGGAGATAGTTAAAAATTTTAACGTTAAAAAAATCGCAAAGCAATATGAAGAGTCGTATGTTGATGCAATATCTGTCCTTACGGAAACAAAGTATTTTCAGGGTAATATTTCTTATATTAATATCGTAAAACAATCATCTTTGCTTCCCGTTTTAAGAAAGGACTTTATAATTGACGAGTATCAAATTTACGAGTCTAGATATTTTAATGCCGATGCAATTCTTTTGATAATGGCGATTCTGGGCGAGGAAAGAGTAAGGTATTTTTTGAATATTGCGAAAAAACTGAATCTATCGGTAATCGTAGAAATTCACACGCAAGAGGAGCTAAAATCTGCCCTTGCAGTTGACGCGGAAATTATCGGTATAAACAATAGGAATCTTGCTGATTTATCAGTTGATATAGGTACGACTTTAAAACTTAAACCGAAAATTCCAAAAAATAAAGTTGTTGTTTCTGAAAGCGGGATTAAAAAGAAAGAAGATATAGATATGTTAAAAACAATCGGCGTAAACGCTGTTTTGATAGGGCAACATTTTATGGAGTCGCAAAATATTACTAAATCAATTGCGGAACTTTTTCCGGTTGATTAG